AATGTAATGGTGGGTTACTGGAAAAATGAAAAGGCCACCAACGAAGCACTTAAAAATGGTTGGCTATTCACCGGAGATCTTGGCTACATGGATAGCGATGGCTTCCTATATGTAATGGGCAGGTTTAAAAGCCTTCTTATTGCCAGCGATGGAGAGAAATACAGCCCTGAAGGAATAGAGGAAGCCATGGTTGAGTATTCAAAGTATATCGACCAGGTTATGCTTCACAACAATCAAAATCCCTACACTATCGCCCTAATTTCGCCAAACAGGGAGGCCTTAAAACGGCATGTCATAGCTGAGGGGCACACTTTGGGTTCGCCCGAAGCAGCGTCGGCAGCCATTGAAAAAATTCAGCAGGAAATTAATCGGTTCAAAAAGGGTGGTGAGTTGGAAGATATGTTTCCAGAGCGGTGGATGCCAGCCACTTTTGCAATTCTTCGGGAGCCATTTACTGAGCATAACCAGATGGTAAACTCCACCATGAAGATCGTCAGAGGCAAGATTGAAAAGCACTATGCCGATACTATTACCTACCTTTTCACGCAGGAGGGCAAAAACCCAAACAACAAAAATAATCTTGAAAACATCATGTAAATCAACTCCAATAAACATACATAGCAAAAGAGGGATCGTTGTGATCCCTCTTTTGCTTTAATCTTTACCAGATCAGTAGCAGCCTAACTCTTTAGTCGAATGGTTTTGCCAACCAAATGCCCCGTTGAAAAAGCTGCTTGAATATTATATCCGCCAGTATCGCCGTCAATATCCAACACTTCACCAGCAAAATATAGATTTGGGACAAGTTTAGACATCATAGTTTTCAGATCAACCTCATGTAAGTTCACACCCCCTGCAGTGGTCATTGCAACTTTAAAACTACCTACTCGCTCAATTTCAAAGGGATACGAACAAAGTAAAACAACAAGTTGTGTGCGTTTTTGCGCGTTAATATTTGACAGAAAATCACTCGCTTCAATGCCAATCTCCTCCAACACAATACGCATTAAACTTTTTGGCAAATTATAGTTTCGTAGTAGCGTTTGGATAGTCATATTACCCTGCCGTGCTGAAGCGTCAATGAATTGTTGCCTAAAATGATCCTCATTACAGCCAATAATATTAACCTTTAAGACATCCCCAACCTCAAAACTTCTCGAAAAATCAATAATACCAGGACCACTTATTCCTTTATGAGTAAATCCTAAATCTCCTCTTCGTTCAGCAATTTTTCTGTCTTTACGGTAGAGACCAATTGAAACATCATGAAGCGATACGCCAGCCAAATTAGCTAACTCATATTTTTTTACAAAAACAGGAGTTAATGCAGGCTTGGGATCAACAATAGTGTGTCCAAAACATTTTGCAAATGAATACCCATCACCGGTGGACCCTGTAGTCGGATAAGATGCACCTCCGGTTGCAATCACCAAATTATTACAGTGAAACGTGTCGGAGTCAGTAACAACATTAAATAGATCATCGCTTTTTGAGACAGATACTACACTGGACTCTA
This sequence is a window from Williamwhitmania sp.. Protein-coding genes within it:
- a CDS encoding NAD(P)/FAD-dependent oxidoreductase, whose product is MELSLITLLLYIYLCFSKSQQLKTFHTIIIGGGPAGLFTAISVGRSDTLLLEKNSQLGKKLLIAGSGRCNITHAGAINDFFNRYGEHGKFLKSALKEFTNVDIVNFFSKHGLNTVVDKNDKIFPVTDRAEDVLSCLMTACLHLSVNINVESSVVSVSKSDDLFNVVTDSDTFHCNNLVIATGGASYPTTGSTGDGYSFAKCFGHTIVDPKPALTPVFVKKYELANLAGVSLHDVSIGLYRKDRKIAERRGDLGFTHKGISGPGIIDFSRSFEVGDVLKVNIIGCNEDHFRQQFIDASARQGNMTIQTLLRNYNLPKSLMRIVLEEIGIEASDFLSNINAQKRTQLVVLLCSYPFEIERVGSFKVAMTTAGGVNLHEVDLKTMMSKLVPNLYFAGEVLDIDGDTGGYNIQAAFSTGHLVGKTIRLKS